From a region of the Pseudanabaena sp. ABRG5-3 genome:
- a CDS encoding TlpA family protein disulfide reductase has translation MKIKYLASLAAIALLSTGVFIGCATPEAPKNTASTTTTATKPDPCAAKKADPCAAKKADPCAAKSASAASIGAPLAQKLQGKPVVIDVYASWCSKCQNIAPTVSELKKEYEGKVEFVVLDVSDKSTTAAAEAKAQELGLSKFLAENKTQTGSLTIVDPATGKILAQHRNNTDKIAYTKVLDAALTK, from the coding sequence ATGAAAATTAAGTATCTGGCTTCATTAGCAGCGATCGCGCTCTTGAGTACAGGCGTGTTTATTGGTTGCGCTACGCCTGAAGCGCCCAAAAATACTGCCAGCACCACCACTACCGCAACTAAGCCCGATCCTTGTGCCGCTAAAAAAGCCGATCCTTGTGCCGCTAAAAAAGCCGATCCTTGTGCCGCTAAATCTGCCTCTGCCGCTTCTATTGGCGCACCTTTAGCGCAAAAGCTGCAAGGTAAGCCCGTCGTGATTGATGTCTATGCGAGTTGGTGTTCAAAATGCCAAAATATTGCCCCAACCGTCTCTGAACTGAAGAAAGAATATGAGGGCAAGGTTGAATTTGTGGTGCTAGATGTATCGGACAAATCCACTACAGCCGCCGCCGAAGCAAAGGCGCAAGAGCTAGGACTGAGCAAATTTTTGGCGGAGAATAAAACTCAAACTGGTTCCCTCACCATTGTCGATCCTGCCACTGGCAAAATTCTCGCTCAACATCGCAATAATACCGATAAAATCGCCTATACCAAAGTTTTGGATGCTGCGCTGACTAAATAA
- a CDS encoding 50S ribosomal protein L25/general stress protein Ctc, with product MQLQINASTRTLSNNRTLRRNGQIPATVYGHKGADSISITLDAKEATTLLREATINNTLIEVNVTDGDFKGKTLLREVQNHPYKNSIYHLSFFAIESQSKIEVDIPLHFVGVPVGVKVGGGSVDTIKNYVRVSCAPNNVPESFELDITSLEIGKGIHVSEIPYPEGVKPVTEGTALVVTILKK from the coding sequence ATGCAATTACAAATTAACGCCTCTACTCGTACCCTATCCAACAATCGTACCCTCCGTCGCAATGGTCAAATTCCTGCGACTGTATATGGACATAAAGGTGCTGATTCGATCTCAATTACTTTAGATGCTAAAGAAGCAACTACTCTGTTACGTGAAGCAACGATTAATAACACATTGATCGAAGTAAATGTAACTGATGGCGACTTTAAAGGTAAAACACTATTGCGTGAAGTCCAAAACCATCCTTACAAAAACTCTATTTATCACCTCAGCTTTTTTGCGATCGAGTCGCAATCGAAGATTGAAGTAGATATTCCTCTCCACTTTGTTGGCGTACCTGTTGGCGTAAAAGTTGGTGGTGGTTCCGTTGATACCATCAAGAACTATGTACGTGTATCTTGCGCCCCTAATAATGTGCCTGAAAGCTTTGAGCTAGATATTACTTCTCTCGAAATTGGTAAGGGTATTCATGTTAGCGAAATTCCTTATCCTGAAGGTGTTAAGCCAGTAACCGAAGGTACTGCTCTCGTAGTTACTATTCTCAAGAAATAA
- a CDS encoding thioredoxin domain-containing protein encodes MKVKYLPTLAAIVLLTVGTAIALVKPESQQSLSEAIAGESAHAQSNSVGGALAKKLQGKPVVVDIYASWCSACKNIAPTISQLKQQYAGKVNFVVLDVSDRATTAQSEAIAKELGLGSFFAANKTQTGSLTIVDPSTGKILSQHRNNANKATYTKVLDAALAKR; translated from the coding sequence ATGAAAGTTAAGTATTTGCCAACTTTGGCGGCGATAGTCTTGTTAACCGTTGGCACAGCGATCGCTCTAGTAAAGCCAGAATCTCAACAATCTCTGTCTGAGGCGATCGCAGGTGAATCCGCCCATGCCCAATCAAATTCTGTCGGCGGCGCTCTTGCTAAGAAGTTACAAGGCAAGCCCGTTGTGGTTGATATTTATGCTAGTTGGTGTTCTGCTTGCAAAAATATTGCGCCAACTATTTCCCAATTAAAACAACAATATGCGGGCAAGGTTAATTTCGTGGTGCTAGATGTATCTGATAGAGCAACCACGGCTCAATCAGAGGCGATCGCCAAGGAGCTAGGACTTGGTAGTTTCTTTGCTGCCAATAAGACGCAAACAGGTTCGTTAACTATTGTCGATCCATCCACGGGCAAAATCTTGTCACAACATCGCAACAATGCCAATAAAGCTACCTATACCAAGGTCTTAGATGCAGCCTTAGCTAAAAGATAA
- the gmk gene encoding guanylate kinase — translation MSEGQLGEGKLIVVTGPSGVGKGTLLQKLLERYPDRILFSISATTRSPRAGEEHGREYFFWSRDEFEQKRDAGEFLEWAEYAGNLYGTPKPAIDQAIALGQIVLLEIELAGARQVAQSFPSAKRIFIAPPSMEVLESRLRQRSTDSDEQVIKRLHHAKLEIAAANEFDITIVNDDLEIAMQQLETAMFN, via the coding sequence TTGAGCGAAGGTCAATTAGGCGAAGGCAAACTCATTGTTGTCACGGGTCCCAGTGGAGTCGGTAAAGGCACACTCTTACAAAAATTACTAGAACGCTATCCCGATCGCATTCTCTTTTCTATCTCTGCAACTACACGATCACCCCGCGCAGGGGAAGAACATGGTAGGGAATATTTTTTTTGGAGCCGTGATGAGTTTGAACAAAAGCGAGATGCTGGTGAATTTCTCGAATGGGCTGAATATGCAGGCAATCTCTACGGTACTCCCAAGCCAGCCATCGATCAGGCGATCGCTTTAGGGCAAATTGTTCTCTTAGAAATTGAACTCGCAGGGGCGCGACAGGTTGCCCAATCATTTCCCAGTGCCAAGCGAATTTTTATTGCGCCACCATCAATGGAAGTTCTCGAAAGTCGGTTGCGCCAACGTAGTACTGATAGTGATGAACAAGTTATTAAACGCTTACACCATGCCAAACTGGAAATAGCGGCTGCCAATGAATTTGACATCACCATTGTCAATGACGACTTAGAAATTGCGATGCAGCAACTCGAAACAGCTATGTTTAATTAG
- a CDS encoding DUF29 domain-containing protein encodes MTQSIATPSAERVSLYDRDLDLWLEIAIAQLKAGDFNNLDVENLIEELEGLSGSHKREVETRLKRLIEHILKRCYVDMPDCFRGWEVTIINQRDELKKLLKQSPSLKRHFMHSFDDSFATALEIVRVEYDTDFPDTWQFSCDLDMVLSAKFWES; translated from the coding sequence ATGACACAATCAATTGCTACACCATCAGCAGAGCGAGTCAGTTTGTATGATCGCGATCTCGATTTATGGTTAGAGATAGCGATCGCGCAGTTGAAAGCTGGCGATTTCAATAATCTTGATGTTGAGAACTTAATCGAGGAGTTAGAAGGTTTGTCGGGCAGTCATAAACGTGAAGTCGAGACCAGACTCAAAAGGTTAATCGAACATATTCTAAAACGCTGCTATGTCGATATGCCTGACTGTTTTAGAGGATGGGAAGTCACGATCATTAACCAACGCGATGAACTTAAAAAACTTCTAAAGCAATCTCCCAGCCTCAAACGACACTTCATGCATTCCTTTGATGATTCGTTTGCTACTGCTCTAGAGATAGTAAGAGTTGAATATGATACAGATTTTCCTGATACATGGCAGTTTAGCTGTGATCTTGACATGGTGCTGAGTGCTAAGTTTTGGGAATCTTAA
- a CDS encoding adenylosuccinate synthase, producing the protein MANVIVIGAQWGDEGKGKITDLLSRSADVVVRYQGGNNAGHTVVVNDRTFKLHLIPSGILYPKTECIIASGTVIDPKVLLEEVDRLKDLGISTDNLFIAETAHVTMPYHRVLDRASEDQRAEHKIGTTGRGIGPTYADKSERVGIRMIDLMDEKRLAKKLRWAIEQKNIVLQKLYNLEPLDADAIIEEYRGYAERLRPHVVDASLKIDAAINERRNILFEGAQGTLLDLDHGTYPYVTSSNPVAGGACIGAGVGPTCIDRVIGVAKAYTTRVGEGPFPTELHDEIGNQIGERGAEFGTTTGRKRRCGWFDGVIGRYAVRINGLDCLAVTKLDVLDDLDEIKVCTAYELDGKVVRDFPSDARAFARAIPIYETLPGWKRSTSECKTVDELPQEAKEYLKFLSDLTGTPIAIISLGASRGQTIIVEDPIHGPKRGLLRN; encoded by the coding sequence TTGGCTAATGTAATTGTTATTGGGGCACAGTGGGGTGACGAAGGTAAAGGCAAAATCACCGATTTGCTGAGCCGCTCCGCAGATGTCGTTGTTCGCTATCAAGGCGGTAATAATGCAGGACATACGGTCGTCGTCAACGATCGCACCTTTAAGCTACACCTGATTCCTTCGGGAATCCTGTATCCCAAAACGGAATGTATCATTGCCAGTGGCACAGTGATCGATCCGAAGGTGCTTCTTGAAGAAGTGGATCGACTCAAAGATTTGGGTATATCGACGGACAACCTATTCATTGCCGAAACCGCCCATGTCACCATGCCGTACCATCGTGTGCTAGATCGCGCCTCAGAGGATCAGCGAGCTGAACACAAAATTGGGACAACAGGGCGTGGTATCGGTCCAACCTACGCGGACAAATCCGAGCGGGTTGGCATTCGGATGATTGATTTAATGGACGAAAAGCGCCTAGCGAAAAAGCTACGTTGGGCGATCGAGCAGAAAAACATTGTTTTACAAAAGCTTTATAATTTAGAACCGCTCGATGCTGACGCGATTATTGAAGAATATCGTGGTTATGCTGAGCGTTTACGCCCCCACGTAGTTGATGCTTCATTAAAAATTGATGCTGCCATCAATGAGCGTCGCAATATTTTGTTTGAAGGCGCACAGGGTACATTGCTGGATCTCGATCATGGCACATATCCCTATGTCACTTCATCAAATCCCGTTGCAGGCGGTGCTTGTATCGGCGCAGGTGTGGGACCAACCTGCATCGATCGCGTCATTGGTGTTGCCAAGGCATACACAACTCGCGTAGGCGAAGGCCCATTCCCCACCGAGTTACATGACGAGATTGGCAATCAGATCGGTGAACGTGGAGCCGAATTTGGTACAACTACAGGACGTAAGCGCCGTTGTGGTTGGTTTGATGGCGTAATCGGTCGTTATGCGGTTCGCATTAATGGTCTTGATTGTCTTGCTGTCACCAAACTTGACGTACTCGATGATCTCGATGAAATCAAAGTTTGTACCGCCTACGAACTCGATGGCAAGGTGGTTCGTGACTTCCCCAGCGATGCCCGTGCCTTTGCTAGAGCGATTCCTATCTATGAAACCTTACCAGGTTGGAAGCGATCGACTAGCGAATGTAAAACCGTTGACGAGTTACCCCAAGAAGCTAAGGAATATCTCAAGTTCCTTTCTGATTTAACGGGTACTCCGATCGCCATTATCTCTCTAGGCGCAAGCCGAGGACAAACCATTATCGTCGAAGATCCAATTCATGGACCCAAGCGTGGTTTGTTGAGAAATTAA
- a CDS encoding isoaspartyl peptidase/L-asparaginase: MQPKIIIHGGAGSTVESKGGYEPVRKSLFAVLETVYPMLLDGAKAIDAVVKACQMLEDDPRFNAGTGSVLQSDGQIRMSASIMDGDRQSFSGVINTARVKNPIDLAKHLQTSDDRVLSDYGSAELTRELGIPIYNPLTDERLAEWVEERKTNFTRKMADVAMGTIGAVVLDQYGSIAVGTSTGGRGFERIGRVSDSATPAGNYATKFAGVSCTGVGEDILDEGFATRVVVRVTDGMTLQQAVEKSINEAKGRDRDFGAICLDATGAIAWGKTCPVLFAAYHDGEKMQDTL, from the coding sequence ATGCAACCAAAAATTATTATTCATGGCGGTGCTGGTAGTACTGTCGAAAGTAAAGGCGGCTATGAACCTGTCCGCAAATCTCTGTTTGCCGTTCTGGAAACTGTTTATCCGATGTTACTCGATGGCGCGAAGGCGATCGATGCGGTGGTCAAGGCTTGTCAAATGCTCGAAGATGATCCACGATTTAATGCGGGGACTGGCTCAGTATTGCAGTCCGATGGTCAAATCCGCATGAGTGCTTCGATTATGGATGGCGATCGCCAAAGTTTTAGTGGTGTCATCAATACCGCAAGAGTGAAAAATCCCATTGATCTTGCTAAGCACCTGCAAACTAGCGACGATCGCGTTCTTTCTGATTACGGCTCGGCGGAACTCACTCGCGAATTGGGCATCCCGATTTACAATCCCCTCACCGATGAACGCCTTGCGGAATGGGTGGAGGAGCGCAAAACCAACTTCACCCGCAAAATGGCAGATGTGGCAATGGGAACAATCGGTGCAGTAGTTCTCGATCAATATGGCAGTATTGCGGTTGGGACATCAACGGGCGGACGTGGTTTTGAACGCATCGGTCGAGTCAGCGACTCGGCAACGCCTGCGGGGAATTACGCTACCAAGTTCGCAGGTGTAAGCTGTACAGGTGTCGGTGAAGACATTCTCGACGAAGGCTTTGCAACTAGAGTGGTGGTGCGTGTTACTGATGGCATGACCCTTCAGCAGGCGGTCGAGAAATCGATTAATGAGGCGAAAGGTCGCGATCGCGATTTTGGTGCAATCTGCCTCGATGCGACTGGGGCGATCGCATGGGGCAAAACCTGTCCCGTATTGTTTGCTGCATATCACGATGGCGAAAAGATGCAAGATACACTATAA
- a CDS encoding D-alanyl-D-alanine carboxypeptidase, giving the protein MTMWSLVGALLLSVSTQALDGRAVATVPRSLMSYATRPVLASEVSANTTPDPVAKQSIANMLNELKQLGLTNPAQGAWIQSHDGIIASGNLSNRPLPSASLTKIVTTLASLQTWGSNYRFITNISTTGNLVGDTLKGDLIIEGGGDPFFVWEEAIALANKINQLGIKRIQGNLIVTGRFAMNFETDLVKAANFLRLAFDSSRWEGEVAAQYATMPAGTPKPQLVILGNARTVPSLASTNISSKLLIRHASLPLWQILKRMNTFSNNEMAEMLASQLGGGRQVAAIAANATEIPISEINLVNGSGLGQANQISPRAVVAVLMAVHNRAQVEGLTLADLFPISECNCGTIEGRKMPKGSIVKTGTLSDVSALAGVVQTQQHGPIWFAIVNRGEGNIDDFHRSQDNVLQNLVAKWGLPKSPSPSFAETPWRDSDRNEVIK; this is encoded by the coding sequence ATGACTATGTGGAGTTTAGTTGGCGCTTTACTATTGTCGGTTTCGACCCAAGCTCTCGATGGTCGTGCGGTCGCCACAGTACCCCGATCGCTAATGAGCTATGCCACCCGTCCTGTCCTAGCCTCAGAGGTAAGTGCGAATACTACGCCTGATCCTGTGGCTAAACAGTCGATCGCGAATATGCTCAATGAACTCAAACAATTAGGACTGACCAATCCTGCCCAAGGTGCATGGATTCAGTCCCATGATGGGATCATCGCTTCAGGAAATTTATCAAATCGCCCTCTACCCTCAGCATCGCTAACAAAAATCGTCACAACCCTTGCCTCATTGCAAACATGGGGATCGAACTATCGCTTTATTACTAACATCAGCACAACGGGAAATCTAGTTGGCGATACGCTCAAAGGTGATTTGATCATTGAAGGTGGTGGCGATCCATTTTTTGTGTGGGAAGAAGCGATCGCTTTGGCAAATAAGATTAACCAATTGGGAATCAAACGCATTCAAGGCAATCTGATCGTTACAGGCAGATTTGCCATGAATTTTGAAACTGACTTGGTAAAGGCGGCGAATTTTTTGCGCCTAGCCTTTGATAGCAGCCGATGGGAAGGAGAAGTTGCTGCGCAATATGCAACGATGCCTGCGGGAACGCCAAAACCACAATTGGTAATTCTTGGCAATGCGCGGACTGTCCCCAGTCTTGCCTCCACTAATATCTCTAGCAAGTTATTAATTCGTCATGCGTCATTACCTCTTTGGCAAATCCTCAAACGCATGAATACCTTTAGTAATAACGAGATGGCGGAGATGCTTGCCTCTCAATTAGGTGGCGGTAGACAAGTAGCGGCGATCGCCGCAAATGCTACAGAGATACCCATATCAGAAATTAACTTAGTTAATGGCTCAGGCTTGGGACAAGCTAATCAAATTTCTCCTCGTGCGGTAGTTGCAGTGCTGATGGCAGTACATAACCGCGCCCAAGTCGAAGGCTTAACCCTTGCGGATCTGTTCCCAATTAGTGAGTGCAACTGCGGCACGATCGAGGGACGTAAAATGCCAAAGGGATCAATTGTCAAGACAGGGACTTTATCTGATGTCAGTGCTTTAGCAGGGGTGGTGCAAACCCAGCAGCATGGGCCCATTTGGTTTGCGATCGTCAATCGTGGTGAGGGAAATATCGACGATTTCCACCGATCACAAGACAATGTACTGCAAAATTTAGTGGCTAAGTGGGGCTTGCCCAAGTCTCCGAGTCCCAGCTTTGCGGAAACCCCTTGGCGAGATAGCGATCGCAATGAAGTTATCAAGTAA
- the remA gene encoding extracellular matrix/biofilm regulator RemA: MDIKLINIGFGNIVSANRVVAIVSPESAPIKRIISDAREHGKLVDATYGRRTRAVIVTDSSHVVLSAIQPETVANRFVISKEGATD; encoded by the coding sequence ATGGATATCAAGCTCATCAACATTGGCTTTGGCAATATTGTTTCCGCGAACCGAGTTGTGGCGATCGTTAGTCCTGAATCTGCCCCGATTAAGCGTATTATTAGCGACGCGCGTGAGCACGGTAAGTTGGTTGATGCAACCTATGGTAGGCGGACTAGAGCTGTAATTGTCACCGATTCTAGTCATGTCGTTTTATCCGCAATTCAACCTGAAACCGTTGCCAATCGCTTTGTAATTAGTAAAGAAGGCGCAACGGATTAA
- a CDS encoding Crp/Fnr family transcriptional regulator, producing the protein MTYTFSNFDLNSKTSVIDWRRSLEEIYRGRTMHTYKSGQIIPMYSHEVWVVCRGVVQLNTLHPSGDEVLVGFAVQAMPFGLPLTNLEPYQAIALSDVDLMRFTLTELEQSPQLYQGILQHLNRRLQQTEALLALVSNKRVEERLRQILLLLKQEVGIPVESGTRLTVRLTHQHLASAISSTRVTVTRAMKLLQDEGWLKVDRDRHIILV; encoded by the coding sequence ATGACATACACGTTTTCTAATTTCGATCTTAATTCCAAAACTTCTGTAATTGATTGGCGGCGATCGCTCGAAGAAATTTATCGCGGTCGCACCATGCACACTTACAAAAGTGGACAAATTATTCCTATGTACTCCCATGAAGTATGGGTAGTTTGTCGTGGAGTCGTGCAACTAAATACTCTGCATCCTTCAGGTGATGAAGTGCTGGTTGGATTTGCCGTACAAGCTATGCCCTTTGGTTTACCCCTCACCAATCTGGAACCATATCAGGCGATCGCCCTATCCGATGTGGACTTGATGCGGTTTACCCTTACTGAGCTGGAGCAATCTCCACAGCTTTATCAAGGAATTTTGCAACATCTCAATCGTCGTCTTCAGCAGACCGAAGCCTTGTTAGCACTAGTCAGTAATAAACGGGTGGAGGAGCGACTGCGGCAAATATTACTGTTGCTCAAACAGGAGGTTGGTATTCCCGTTGAAAGCGGTACTCGTCTCACTGTACGCCTCACTCACCAGCATCTTGCTAGTGCTATTAGCAGTACTCGCGTCACCGTCACCAGAGCAATGAAGTTATTGCAAGATGAGGGTTGGCTCAAAGTTGATCGCGATCGGCACATTATTCTCGTATAA
- a CDS encoding NAD(P)/FAD-dependent oxidoreductase, with protein sequence MKDVIVIGAGMAGLICAQKLKQAGLDVTIVEKSAGVGGRMATRRLQGTWVDHGAQLISVKSDSFGRFIRKLTEKHIVQEWTRDVYQLSASGLFPPDADNRHTRYCCPMGMTAIAKYLGSELAIINNTRIIGVNHKEAKWQLVTDRQDILETKAIVSTIPAPQFLPLFEEVLAPAPSFLQALQSVKFAPSVTIMAGYNASNSVPVEWQAIRCVNDPILDWISYDSSKHVEKAVQPVFVLQSTAEFAKQSMEEPDLEIAGKPLLNQAGKLLAKWLASPEWWQVHRWRYAIAEESLGVSCLSTSIPLSLVCAGDWCAGKNIEAAYHSGLAAAESAIELLK encoded by the coding sequence ATGAAAGATGTAATCGTGATCGGCGCAGGGATGGCAGGCTTAATCTGCGCTCAAAAACTCAAGCAAGCAGGACTAGATGTCACCATTGTGGAGAAATCCGCAGGTGTGGGTGGAAGGATGGCAACTAGACGTTTGCAAGGTACTTGGGTCGATCATGGCGCACAACTTATTTCCGTAAAAAGTGACAGTTTCGGTAGGTTTATTCGCAAACTGACAGAAAAGCACATTGTGCAAGAGTGGACTCGCGATGTCTATCAGCTTTCTGCCTCAGGTTTATTTCCGCCCGATGCGGATAATCGGCATACACGCTATTGCTGTCCTATGGGCATGACGGCGATCGCTAAATATCTTGGTAGTGAACTGGCGATAATTAACAATACCCGCATTATTGGGGTAAATCACAAGGAGGCAAAATGGCAATTAGTAACCGATCGCCAAGATATCCTTGAGACCAAAGCGATCGTTTCCACCATCCCTGCACCACAGTTTTTGCCATTATTTGAAGAAGTTCTTGCTCCAGCACCAAGCTTCTTGCAAGCCCTACAGTCTGTCAAATTTGCCCCTAGTGTAACGATCATGGCGGGCTATAACGCTAGTAACTCTGTGCCTGTAGAGTGGCAAGCAATTCGATGTGTTAATGATCCCATTCTGGACTGGATTAGCTACGACAGCAGCAAACATGTCGAAAAAGCAGTACAGCCAGTTTTTGTTTTGCAAAGTACTGCCGAATTTGCTAAGCAATCGATGGAAGAGCCAGATCTAGAAATTGCGGGCAAACCCTTGCTGAATCAAGCAGGTAAATTATTAGCAAAATGGCTAGCTAGTCCTGAATGGTGGCAAGTACATCGTTGGCGCTATGCGATCGCCGAAGAATCTTTGGGGGTTTCTTGTCTATCTACATCAATTCCCTTGTCCCTAGTCTGTGCAGGGGACTGGTGTGCTGGCAAAAATATTGAAGCTGCCTATCATTCAGGACTTGCGGCGGCTGAGTCAGCGATCGAGTTGCTAAAATAA
- the ffh gene encoding signal recognition particle protein has product MFDEIADKFEAAWKKLRGQDKISDSNIQGAIREVRRALLEADVNLQVVKEFVEEISKQAQGADVIAGVRPDQQFIKIVYDELVKTMGEANVPLAEAANAPTVILMAGLQGTGKTTATAKLALHLRKLERTALLVATDVYRPAAIDQLLTLGKQINVPVFEMGADADPVEIAKQGLAKAKELGVNTVIVDTAGRLQIDRDMMDELKRVKDAIKPDEVLLVVDAMTGQEAATLTRTFHDEIGVTGAILTKMDGDTRGGAALSVRQISGQPIKFIGVGEKVEALQPFYPERMASRILGMGDVLTLVEKAQEEIDITDAAKLQEKILSAKFDFDDFLKNTRMMKNMGSFGGMLKMLPGMKINDAQIQEAEKQLKRCESMIASMTKQERKDPDLIAKSPSRKQRIANGSGYKLQDVTKLVADFQKMRALMQQMGQGKMPNFPGMPNMGGGFPGMGGNQAPSGNPAYGKKKKKKKGFGEL; this is encoded by the coding sequence ATGTTTGATGAAATCGCCGATAAATTTGAGGCGGCTTGGAAAAAGTTACGCGGACAGGACAAAATCTCGGACTCTAATATACAGGGCGCGATTCGTGAAGTACGCAGGGCGCTATTAGAGGCAGATGTCAACTTACAGGTTGTCAAAGAATTTGTCGAAGAAATCTCCAAACAGGCTCAAGGGGCTGATGTGATCGCAGGTGTGCGCCCCGATCAGCAATTTATCAAGATCGTCTATGACGAATTGGTAAAGACAATGGGCGAGGCAAATGTGCCACTTGCCGAAGCCGCTAATGCGCCTACGGTAATCTTGATGGCAGGTTTGCAGGGTACGGGTAAAACAACTGCAACAGCAAAATTAGCTTTACATTTACGCAAACTAGAGCGCACGGCTTTACTGGTGGCGACTGACGTATATCGTCCTGCGGCGATCGATCAGTTGCTCACCCTTGGTAAGCAAATTAATGTGCCAGTCTTTGAAATGGGTGCTGATGCCGACCCTGTAGAGATTGCTAAGCAAGGTTTAGCCAAGGCGAAGGAACTAGGCGTGAATACCGTGATCGTCGATACGGCTGGACGCTTGCAGATTGATCGCGACATGATGGATGAACTCAAGCGCGTCAAGGATGCGATCAAACCCGATGAAGTGCTACTCGTTGTCGATGCGATGACAGGACAAGAGGCGGCGACCTTGACCCGCACTTTCCATGATGAGATCGGCGTTACAGGCGCAATTCTCACCAAAATGGATGGCGATACTCGCGGTGGCGCAGCACTATCGGTGCGACAGATTTCGGGACAGCCGATTAAATTCATCGGTGTGGGCGAAAAGGTGGAAGCACTGCAACCCTTCTATCCTGAGCGCATGGCTTCGCGAATTTTGGGCATGGGCGATGTGCTGACGTTGGTGGAGAAGGCGCAGGAAGAAATTGACATTACCGATGCTGCGAAACTTCAAGAAAAGATTCTGAGCGCTAAGTTCGACTTTGACGACTTCCTGAAGAACACCCGCATGATGAAAAACATGGGTTCCTTTGGCGGAATGTTGAAGATGCTGCCCGGAATGAAAATCAATGACGCGCAAATTCAAGAAGCAGAAAAGCAACTCAAGCGTTGTGAGTCAATGATTGCGTCAATGACGAAGCAGGAGCGCAAAGATCCTGATCTTATTGCCAAGAGTCCTAGCCGTAAACAACGGATTGCCAATGGTTCGGGGTACAAGCTTCAGGATGTGACGAAGCTGGTTGCGGATTTCCAGAAGATGAGAGCTTTGATGCAGCAAATGGGACAGGGCAAGATGCCCAACTTCCCAGGTATGCCAAATATGGGCGGCGGCTTCCCAGGTATGGGAGGAAATCAAGCACCATCAGGTAATCCTGCCTATGGCAAGAAGAAGAAAAAGAAAAAGGGATTTGGCGAATTGTAA